A genomic region of Manihot esculenta cultivar AM560-2 chromosome 15, M.esculenta_v8, whole genome shotgun sequence contains the following coding sequences:
- the LOC110602592 gene encoding probable hexosyltransferase MUCI70 isoform X2, which yields MTGRSLSLRGSYGSSQSSAKFPAIARKSSSKMLIPSLREKERVLPVICGYLGQRRVAMILLVALALLVFIWGSITVSKESTNSNAKESNDPSLDVHTVLKFKMSDYSPLHQHAGAASGSSEHPCNKFALPPPPPPVGRQLGPRPCSVCYIPLEQARARMPRSPSVSPVLRNLTYVVDENPLKTEPHGGSNFGGYPSLKRRSDSFDIRESMTVHCGFVKGRKPGHQTGFDIDEADLMELEQFHEVIVVSAIFGNYDIIQQPKNISEASRKNVPFYMFVDEETETYMKNSTVLDSSMKVGLWRIIVVHNIPYNDTRRNGKVPKLLLHRILPNVRYSIWIDGKLQLVVDPYQVLERFLWSQNANFAISRHYRRFDVFEEAEANKAAGKYDNTSIDYQIEFYKREGLTSYYSAKFPITSDVPEGCVIIREHVPITNLFTCLWFNEVDRFTSRDQLSFSTVRDKIMEKVKWSINMILDCERRNFVIQAYHRDLLEHRSPPVTPVIPRRPPLNRDSGTGRTPGKNPRHGRSRRSNPRHHRKSVAGNRDKQVISQARKI from the exons ATGACTGGAAGGTCATTGAGTCTACGAGGAAGCTATGGGTCATCACAGTCTTCAGCAAAATTTCCAGCCATTGCACGGAAATCTTCTTCAAAGATGCTTATACCAAGTCTGAGGGAGAAAGAGCGCGTTCTCCCTGTTATTTGTGGGTACTTGGGGCAAAGAAGGGTTGCAATGATACTTTTGGTTGCACTTGCTCTCCTAGTTTTCATTTGGGGTTCCATTACGGTTAGCAAAG AAAGCACAAATTCAAATGCTAAAGAATCAAATGACCCTTCACTTGATGTTCACACGgtgctaaaatttaaaatgagtgATTATTCTCCTCTCCATCAACATGCTGGTGCAGCTAGTGGTTCATCAGAACATCCATGCAACAAATTTGCACTCCCTCCTCCCCCTCCACCTGTTGGAAGACAGCTTGGACCACGTC CCTGTTCAGTTTGTTACATACCTCTGGAGCAAGCAAGAGCTAGGATGCCACGTTCTCCATCAGTATCACCAGTGCTTCGGAATCTAACATATGTTGTTGATGAAAACCCACTGAAAACTGAACCTCATGGAGGTTCCAATTTTGGTGGATATCCTTCTTTAAAGCGGAGGAGTGATTCTTTTGATATACGAGAGTCAATGACAGTGCATTGTGG ATTTGTCAAAGGACGTAAACCAGGTCACCAGACTGGATTTGATATTGATGAAGCTGATCTTATGGAGTTGGAGCAGTTTCATGAAGTCATTGTTGTATCAGCTATATTTG GGAACTATGACATAATCCAACAGCCCAAGAACATTAGTGAAGCATCAAGGAAAAATGTTCCTTTCTACATGTTTGTTGATGAAGAGACAGAGACATATATGAAGAATTCTACTGTCCTGGATAGCAGTATGAAGGTTGGATTATGGAGGATTATTGTTGTCCATAACATTCCTTACAATGACACAAGACGTAATGGAAAG GTCCCAAAGCTTCTGTTGCATAGGATCTTACCCAATGTTCGATATTCCATATGGATTGATGGAAAACTCCAGCTTGTTGTGGATCCCTATCAAGTTCTTGAGAG GTTCTTGTGGAGCCAAAATGCTAATTTTGCAATCTCAAGACATTACAGGCGCTTTGATGTGTTTGAAGAGGCTGAAGCTAACAAAGCTGCTGGAAAGTATGACAATACCTCCATTGATTACCagattgaattttataaaagggAGGGCTTAACATCATACTATAGTGCTAAGTTTCCAATAACTAGTG ATGTTCCAGAAGGTTGTGTTATTATAAGAGAACATGTCCCCATTACAAATCTTTTCACCTGCTTATGGTTCAATGAAGTTGATCGGTTTACTTCTAGGGATCAGTTAAGCTTTTCCACAGTACGGGATAAAATTATGGAAAAAGTTAAATGGAGCATTAATATGATTTTGGACTGTGAAAGGCGTAATTTTGTGATTCAG GCTTATCACAGAGACTTATTAGAGCACAGGTCCCCTCCTGTTACCCCTGTTATTCCACGTAGGCCGCCTCTGAACCGCGATAGTGGAACTGGAAGGACTCCAGGGAAGAATCCTAGGCATGGGAGGTCTAGGAGATCTAATCCAAGACATCACCGCAAGTCTGTTGCTGGTAATAGGGACAAGCAAGTCATTTCACAGGCAAGAAAAATTTAA
- the LOC110601614 gene encoding uncharacterized protein LOC110601614 translates to MGSSGFFLICMLHSLIALTCGALMMFYTNEASVFGHGIEVASKLKGSTPHDQLLIQTSDSFSGLLLFAIGFLLFMVAFVKDREFQSFFAKGCVLIHVAVAFWRIYFEWKLEDLAHDLPRQVVGDIALALSWVFFLVYSWREKYD, encoded by the coding sequence ATGGGCTCATCTGGGTTCTTTTTGATATGTATGCTTCATTCGTTGATAGCTCTAACATGTGGAGCTCTGATGATGTTTTACACAAATGAGGCGTCTGTGTTTGGCCATGGCATTGAGGTAGCTTCTAAGCTGAAAGGATCAACACCCCATGATCAACTCTTGATCCAAACCTCTGATTCCTTTTCTGGGTTGCTCTTGTTTGCAATTGGTTTCTTGTTGTTCATGGTGGCATTTGTCAAGGATAGAGAATTCCAAAGCTTTTTTGCAAAGGGTTGTGTGCTGATTCACGTTGCAGTGGCTTTCTGGAGAATTTACTTTGAGTGGAAGCTTGAAGATCTGGCTCATGATTTGCCAAGGCAGGTTGTAGGAGATATTGCATTGGCTCTTTCCTGggttttttttcttgtttactCATGGAGAGAGAAGTATGATTAG
- the LOC110602592 gene encoding probable hexosyltransferase MUCI70 isoform X1, with product MTGRSLSLRGSYGSSQSSAKFPAIARKSSSKMLIPSLREKERVLPVICGYLGQRRVAMILLVALALLVFIWGSITVSKESTNSNAKESNDPSLDVHTVLKFKMSDYSPLHQHAGAASGSSEHPCNKFALPPPPPPVGRQLGPRPCSVCYIPLEQARARMPRSPSVSPVLRNLTYVVDENPLKTEPHGGSNFGGYPSLKRRSDSFDIRESMTVHCGFVKGRKPGHQTGFDIDEADLMELEQFHEVIVVSAIFGNYDIIQQPKNISEASRKNVPFYMFVDEETETYMKNSTVLDSSMKVGLWRIIVVHNIPYNDTRRNGKASKLGQGLLATRRLPEVPKLLLHRILPNVRYSIWIDGKLQLVVDPYQVLERFLWSQNANFAISRHYRRFDVFEEAEANKAAGKYDNTSIDYQIEFYKREGLTSYYSAKFPITSDVPEGCVIIREHVPITNLFTCLWFNEVDRFTSRDQLSFSTVRDKIMEKVKWSINMILDCERRNFVIQAYHRDLLEHRSPPVTPVIPRRPPLNRDSGTGRTPGKNPRHGRSRRSNPRHHRKSVAGNRDKQVISQARKI from the exons ATGACTGGAAGGTCATTGAGTCTACGAGGAAGCTATGGGTCATCACAGTCTTCAGCAAAATTTCCAGCCATTGCACGGAAATCTTCTTCAAAGATGCTTATACCAAGTCTGAGGGAGAAAGAGCGCGTTCTCCCTGTTATTTGTGGGTACTTGGGGCAAAGAAGGGTTGCAATGATACTTTTGGTTGCACTTGCTCTCCTAGTTTTCATTTGGGGTTCCATTACGGTTAGCAAAG AAAGCACAAATTCAAATGCTAAAGAATCAAATGACCCTTCACTTGATGTTCACACGgtgctaaaatttaaaatgagtgATTATTCTCCTCTCCATCAACATGCTGGTGCAGCTAGTGGTTCATCAGAACATCCATGCAACAAATTTGCACTCCCTCCTCCCCCTCCACCTGTTGGAAGACAGCTTGGACCACGTC CCTGTTCAGTTTGTTACATACCTCTGGAGCAAGCAAGAGCTAGGATGCCACGTTCTCCATCAGTATCACCAGTGCTTCGGAATCTAACATATGTTGTTGATGAAAACCCACTGAAAACTGAACCTCATGGAGGTTCCAATTTTGGTGGATATCCTTCTTTAAAGCGGAGGAGTGATTCTTTTGATATACGAGAGTCAATGACAGTGCATTGTGG ATTTGTCAAAGGACGTAAACCAGGTCACCAGACTGGATTTGATATTGATGAAGCTGATCTTATGGAGTTGGAGCAGTTTCATGAAGTCATTGTTGTATCAGCTATATTTG GGAACTATGACATAATCCAACAGCCCAAGAACATTAGTGAAGCATCAAGGAAAAATGTTCCTTTCTACATGTTTGTTGATGAAGAGACAGAGACATATATGAAGAATTCTACTGTCCTGGATAGCAGTATGAAGGTTGGATTATGGAGGATTATTGTTGTCCATAACATTCCTTACAATGACACAAGACGTAATGGAAAG GCATCAAAGCTGGGGCAGGGATTGCTTGCAACACGCAGGTTACCTGAA GTCCCAAAGCTTCTGTTGCATAGGATCTTACCCAATGTTCGATATTCCATATGGATTGATGGAAAACTCCAGCTTGTTGTGGATCCCTATCAAGTTCTTGAGAG GTTCTTGTGGAGCCAAAATGCTAATTTTGCAATCTCAAGACATTACAGGCGCTTTGATGTGTTTGAAGAGGCTGAAGCTAACAAAGCTGCTGGAAAGTATGACAATACCTCCATTGATTACCagattgaattttataaaagggAGGGCTTAACATCATACTATAGTGCTAAGTTTCCAATAACTAGTG ATGTTCCAGAAGGTTGTGTTATTATAAGAGAACATGTCCCCATTACAAATCTTTTCACCTGCTTATGGTTCAATGAAGTTGATCGGTTTACTTCTAGGGATCAGTTAAGCTTTTCCACAGTACGGGATAAAATTATGGAAAAAGTTAAATGGAGCATTAATATGATTTTGGACTGTGAAAGGCGTAATTTTGTGATTCAG GCTTATCACAGAGACTTATTAGAGCACAGGTCCCCTCCTGTTACCCCTGTTATTCCACGTAGGCCGCCTCTGAACCGCGATAGTGGAACTGGAAGGACTCCAGGGAAGAATCCTAGGCATGGGAGGTCTAGGAGATCTAATCCAAGACATCACCGCAAGTCTGTTGCTGGTAATAGGGACAAGCAAGTCATTTCACAGGCAAGAAAAATTTAA
- the LOC110601615 gene encoding cytochrome c oxidase copper chaperone 1 has protein sequence MPSMMQIILSPSCSDIFWSFAAMGGLPLQNASSTFALPGSGQNKGSANSTSVPESKPKKKICCACPETKKLRDECIVEHGETACTKWIDAHRQCLRAEGFNV, from the exons ATGCCCAGTATGATGCAAATTATTTTG AGTCCCTCTTGCAGTGATATCTTTTGGTCCTTTGCGGCAATGGGTGGGCTGCCTTTGCAAAATGCTTCCTCAACCTTTGCTCTGCCAGGATCAGGGCAAAATAAGGGTTCAGCAAACTCAACATCTGTACCAGAATCAAAGCCAAAGAAGAAGATTTGCTGTGCCTGCCCTGAAACCAAGAAGCTGAGAGATGAATGCATTGTGGAGCATGGTGAAACTGCTTGCACAAAATGGATTGATGCTCATCGTCAGTGCCTTCGAGCTGAAGGTTTTAACGTTTGA
- the LOC122721935 gene encoding metallothionein-like protein type 3 — MSSTCGNCDCADKSQCVKKGSSYTADIVETEKSFVSTIVMEVPAAENDGKCKCAAGCTCTTCTCGH; from the exons ATGTCAAGCACCTGCGGCAACTGCGACTGCGCTGACAAGAGCCAGTGCGT GAAGAAGGGCAGCAGCTACACTGCTGACATAGTTGAGACTGAGAAGAG CTTCGTCTCCACTATTGTTATGGAGGTTCCTGCCGCCGAGAACGACGGCAAGTGCAAGTGCGCTGCTGGCTGCACCTGCACTACTTGCACTTGTGGTCACTAA